The proteins below are encoded in one region of Pleuronectes platessa chromosome 14, fPlePla1.1, whole genome shotgun sequence:
- the csrnp3 gene encoding LOW QUALITY PROTEIN: cysteine/serine-rich nuclear protein 3 (The sequence of the model RefSeq protein was modified relative to this genomic sequence to represent the inferred CDS: deleted 1 base in 1 codon) codes for MRQAMSGILKRKFEEVESTSSPCSSLRESDDEVSCSESGDSSDSVNPSASGPFTPDSIMKREKRLRTRRVHFENVTVYYFSRRQGFTSVPSQGGSTLGMSNRHSWIRQYSLGEFALEQERIHRDMLRDHLKEEKLNSIKLKLTKNGTVESEEANTLTAEDISDDDIDLDNTEVDEYFFLQPLTTKKRRALLRTSGVKKIDVEEKHDLRTIRMSREDCGCDCRVFCDPETCACSIAGIKCQVDRMSFPCGCTKEGCTNATGRVEFNPIRVRTHFLHTIMKLELEKSREQQQAPPANGYRGETNELASGNPLVQSQHRLEYSLSDTGPQTAGVHLQTMDEMEAPLDDEEEDEEDEEEEEEEEENEDDEDSSSVCSGLSDSSTQSLANSDSEEEEEDDEDDEEKSESFGEDVTAPPVLHTDVVPLSAVLCYSDSSVSHDNHMNGNAYLMNSPSAEYYQLGSSGAVSSGQTSQPSEPYGEALAFQDPVGMTNGGAAQGPFNVAAGQYTDYSNQAAEQYTANHHFTLANGAPAAPLTCFTADPEKKVLSKAALVEPPENQNQPQFQNFLNNNSQGSYSSCMTAEPPQQDSGVNRQSDLTLLANSTKNLPLPDHCPGVTAI; via the exons ATGCGGCAGGCCATGAGCGGAATACTGAAGAGGAAATTTGAGGAGGTGGAATCCACCTCCTCCCCGTGCTCTTCCCTGCGGGAGTCTGATGATGAGGTCTCCTGCAGCGAGAGTGGGGATAGCAGTGACAGTGTCAACCCCTCAGCCTCAGGCCCTTTCACCC CTGATTCAATAATGAAGCGAGAGAAGCGTCTGCGCACCAGGAGGGTGCATTTCGAGAACGTGACGGTTTACTACTTCAGCCGGCGGCAGGGCTTCACCAGTGTGCCCAGCCAGGGCGGCAGCACACTGGGCATGTCCAACAGGCACAGCTGGATCAGGCAGTACTCACTGGGCGAGTTTGCCCTGGAACAGGAGAGGATCCATAGAGATATGCTCCGAGACCACCTGAAGGAGGAGAAGCTCAACTCAATCAAGCTCAAG CTGACTAAGAACGGCACGGTGGAGTCTGAGGAGGCCAACACTCTCACGGCAGAGGACATCTCCGACGACGACATTGACCTGGACAACACAGAGGTGGACGAGTACTTCTTCCTGCAGCCGCTCACCACCAAGAAGCGTCGGGCGCTGCTGCGTACCTCCGGGGTGAAGAAGATCGATGTGGAGGAGAAACATGACCTGCGGACCATCCGGATGTCCAGGGAGGACTGCGGCTGTGACTGCCGAGTCTTCTGCGACCCCGAGACCTGTGCCTGCAGCATCGCGGGGATCAAGTGCCAG GTGGACCGCATGTCATTTCCATGCGGTTGCACAAAAGAGGGCTGCACCAACGCAACCGGCCGAGTGGAGTTCAATCCCATCCGCGTCCGGACCCATTTCTTGCACACTATAATGAAGCTCGAGCTGGAGAAGAGtcgtgagcagcagcaggcgcCCCCAGCAAATGGCTACCGCGGCGAAACCAACGAACTGGCAAGCGGGAATCCTCTGGTGCAGTCCCAGCACAGGTTGGAATACTCGCTGTCCGACACCGGGCCACAGACGGCTGGCGTCCACCTGCAGACCATGGACGAGATGGAGGCACCTCTGGAcgatgaggaagaggacgaagaggacgaggaggaggaggaggaggaagaggagaatgaAGACGACGAGGATAGTAGCAGCGTTTGCAGCGGACTCTCTGACTCCAGCACACAGAGCTTAGCCAATAGcgactctgaggaggaggaggaggatgacgaggatgatgaggagaagTCTGAGAGCTTTGGGGAGGACGTGACGGCC CCCCCGGTGCTGCACACTGATGTGGTCCCTCTGTCCGCTGTGCTGTGTTACAGTGACAGCTCTGTGTCACATGACAACCACATGAATGGAAACGCTTATTTAATGAACTCCCCCTCGGCTGAGTACTATCAGCTGGGGAGCTCCGGGGCCGTCTCCAGCGGCCAAACCAGCCAACCCAGTGAACCCTATGGGGAAGCCTTAGCATTCCAAGATCCGGTCGGCATGACCAACGGCGGCGCAGCACAAGGGCCGTTCAACGTGGCCGCCGGGCAGTACACAGACTACTCCAATCAGGCTGCAGAACAATACACAGCCAATCACCACTTCACCCTGGCCAACGGGGCTCCGGCCGCCCCTCTGACCTGCTTCACAGCGGATCCGGAGAAGAAGGTGCTGTCCAAGGCGGCGCTCGTGGAGCCGCCTGAAAACCAGAACCAACCGCAGTTCCAGAACTTCCTGAACAATAACTCCCAGGGCTCCTACAGCTCATGTATGACAGCGGAGCCGCCACAGCAAGACTCTGGCGTTAACAGACAATCTGACCTGACCTTGCTAGCGAACAGTACTAAGAACCTCCCTTTACCAGACCATTGCCCCGGGGTCACAGCCATTTAG
- the galnt3 gene encoding polypeptide N-acetylgalactosaminyltransferase 3 — MTALRRVLRRRLHPLKLVAVALVFVTFVFLIQWEVGSQNQQEEPWLREIAVKRDAMLGMVIGAVNNFRDAMPKMQIRAPVRQQDRADDTSCLPGRYTAAELRPALERPPQNPLSPGAAGKPFHTDSLSPDEQKEKERGEEKHCFNLYASDRISLGRDLGADTRPPECIEQTFKRCPPLPTTSVIIVFHNEAWSTLLRTVYSVLHTSPAILLKEIILVDDASVDDALKDELDEYLKRLSIVKVVRQRERKGLITARLLGAAVATGDTLTFLDAHCECFNGWLEPLLARIAENSTAVVSPDITTIDLNTFEFMKPSPYGQNHNRGNFDWGLAFGWESLPDHEKKRRKDETYPIKTPTFAGGLFSISKQYFYDIGSYDEEMEIWGGENIEMSFRVWQCGGQLEILPCSIVGHVFRTKSPHTFPKGTQVIARNQVRLAEVWMDDYKEIFYRRNQQAAQIARDRTFGDTSKRVDLRARLQCNSFSWYLKNVYPEVFLPDLNPIHFGSVKSVGKDSCLDAGENNEGGKELIMYPCHGQGGNQYFEYSTHQEIRHNIQKELCLHGASGALKLEDCQYKGRDTLVGLEQKWVLKDNQLFFIPGLNLCLSARHEHPSLTQCNPSDRYQLWSFV, encoded by the exons ATGACAGCTCTCCGCAGAGTGCTCCGCAGGAGGTTGCACCCCCTCAAACTGGTGGCGGTGGCCCTCGTCTTTGTCACGTTCGTGTTCCTCATACAATGGGAAGTGGGGAGCCAGAACCAACAGGAGGAGCCCTGGCTGAGGGAGATCGCGGTGAAGCGGGATGCCATGCTGGGCATGGTGATTGGGGCTGTCAATAACTTCAGGGATGCCATGCCAAAGATGCAGATCCGAGCCCCGGTGCGTCAGCAGGACAGAGCAGACGACACGTCCTGTCTGCCGGGTCGCTACACTGCCGCCGAGCTCAGGCCGGCCCTGGAGCGGCCTCCTCAGAACCCCCTCTCCCCCGGAGCTGCCGGGAAACCTTTCCACACAGACTCGCTGAGCCCCGACgagcagaaggagaaggagaggggcgAGGAGAAACACTGCTTCAACCTGTACGCCAGTGACCGCATCTCGTTGGGCAGAGACCTGGGAGCAGACACCAGACCACCAGA ATGCATTGAGCAGACCTTCAAGCGCTGCCCCCCCCTGCCAACCACCAGTGTGATAATCGTGTTTCACAATGAGGCCTGGAGCACTCTGTTGAGGACAGTGTACAGTGTCCTGCACACCTCCCCGGCCATTCTCCTCAAGGAGATCATCCTGGTGGACGACGCCAGCGTGGACG ATGCGTTGAAGGACGAGCTGGACGAGTATTTGAAGCGGCTGAGCATTGTGAAAGTTGTGCGTCAGCGAGAGAGGAAAGGTCTCATCACCGCTCGGCTGCTGGGTGCCGCCGTGGCCACGGGTGACACGCTCACCTTCCTGGACGCCCACT gTGAATGCTTTAACGGGTGGCTGGAGCCTCTGCTGGCAAGGATAGCAGAGAACTCCACCGCAGTGGTCAGTCCCGATATCACGACCATCGACCTCAACACCTTTGAGTTCATGAAGCCGTCGCCATACGGCCAGAACCACAACCGGGGAAACTTTGACTGGGGCCTGGCGTTTGGTTGGGAGAGTCTCCCAGAtcatgagaagaagaggaggaaggatgaAACGTACCCCATCAA GACTCCCACATTCGCTGGCGGGCTCTTCTCCATCTCCAAACAATATTTCTACGATATCGGAAGCTACGATGAAGAAATGGAAATCTGGGGCGGGGAGAATATTGAAATGTCATTTAGG GTGTGGCAGTGCGGCGGACAGCTGGAGATCCTGCCTTGCTCCATCGTGGGTCACGTGTTCCGCACCAAGAGCCCCCACACCTTCCCCAAGGGCACGCAGGTGATAGCTCGCAACCAGGTCCGTCTGGCCGAGGTGTGGATGGACGACTACAAGGAGATCTTCTACCGTCGCAACCAGCAAGCTGCGCAGATAGCGAGAGAT AGGACATTTGGAGACACCTCCAAACGTGTGGACCTCCGGGCGCGGCTGCAGTGCAACAGCTTCTCCTGGTATTTGAAGAACGTTTATCCGGAGGTCTTCTTGCCTGATCTCAACCCAATTCACTTTGGCTCT gTGAAAAGTGTGGGCAAAGACTCATGTCTGGATGCTGGCGAGAACAATGAGGGGGGGAAAGAGCTGATCATGTACCCATGTCATGGACAAGGAGGGAACCAG TATTTTGAGTACTCCACACATCAGGAGATTAGACACAACATTCAGAAGGAGCTGTGTTTGCACGGGGCCAGCGGGGCATTGAAGCTGGAGGACTGCCAGTATAAAGGCAGGGACACACTTGTAGGATTGGAGCAAAAATGGGTACTGAAGGAT AACCAGTTATTCTTCATCCCGGGACTGAACCTGTGTCTGAGTGCCCGTCATGAGCATCCTTCTCTCACCCAGTGCAACCCCTCAGACAGATACCAGCTCTGGTCCTTTGTCTAA
- the ttc21b gene encoding tetratricopeptide repeat protein 21B has translation MEDEETTLALIKYYCYEKYFNHAVDAAAAAQRKFGHDHVCSFFHAYGSLMQDQIQEASVELEALRDSRDVSLCTLMALVYAEKKKTHPDRDVIQELDAKVKEDRKSASPKSLYYAGLFLWLLGRNEKAREYTERMIKLSNGSREGTILKAWIDVTSGKDAYARKAGKYFDEGLKEKADVFALMGKAQYYEYRQNYSGALEMVNQVIVSFPEFVPALIKKMKLLLSLQDWDQTMEAAHRLLQKDKNNLEAVRMLALHSLCRDGDVTESVKQLSNLISNLDFLEPHNPELLYRMSLAFTRVCGRNDKVIEQTFRMVERAFSVASRDSDLATELGYQMVLQGRIKEAMKWYKTAMTLDETSVPALTGIIRCQLIEGHLEDAEQQLEFLTEIQQSIGKSGELLYLRALLAVKKHRPQEEVTNLLNDAVDTHFSTLQGLPLGTEYLEKLNPDFLLEIVKEYLALCPAKPLAQGQTPAPQLQHCATLLDTVVKIVPGLLQGVFLLAKVRFQSGDTDAAQSSLHHCLEQCPSHADAHLLMAQIHLLQGNFTLCSQSLELCLSHNFEIREHPLYHLIKAQSQKKMGELTEAIQTLQMAMALPGVRRAGSASKSKSKKIELSPADCVSVFLELAEALWLNGKQHEAAKVMQDAINEFSGTPEELRVTIANADLALLRGDTELALSMLRNITPEQPYYIQAKEKMADIYLNHRKEKRLYASCYREMVEKMPSPHTYLLLGDAYMNIQEPEKAISVYEQALKKNPKDGALASKIGKALVKTHNYVKAINYYEAALKTEQQNFLRYDLAELLMKMKQYERCERVLHEALAHEPGNELAVLSDDCRYLVLLAKIQNKVEKNEEALLSLQRARDVQAKVLKRVQLEQPDAVSVQKQLAAEICSEIAKHYTSIRGYERAVKFYKEALVYCETDRKVMLELARLCLTLDEVDACQEQCGVILKNDRFNEDATLMMADILFRKQDYEQAVFHFQQLLERKPDNYQTLSRLIDLLRRAGKLEEVPRFLDMAEKDSSRTKFDPGFNYCKGLYLWYTGEPNDALRHFNKARKDNDWGQNAVYNMIEIYLNPDNDTMGGEVFENLDGEIGNSTEKQESEQVAVRTAEKLLKELKPQTPGGHIHLRILENYCSLATKQKANVEKALGVFTEIANNEKDNVPALLALATAYMMLKQTPRARNQLKRVAKMNWSLVDADEFEKSWLLLADIYIHSGKYDMAGDLLKRCLNHNKSCCKAYEYLGYIMEKEQAFRDAALNYELAWKYGNRTNPTIGYKLAFNYLKAKRHVDAIDVCHKVLSAHPNYPRMRKDILDKARTSLRL, from the exons ATGGAGGATGAAGAGACAACGCTG GCTTTGATCAAATACTATTGCTACGAGAAATACTTCAACCACGCTGTAGACGCCGCAGCAGCTGCTCAGAGGAAGTTTGGCCATGACCACGTCTGCAGTTTTTTCCATGCTTATGGGTCCCTGATGCAAG ATCAGATTCAAGAAGCCTCTGTGGAGCTGGAAGCGTTGAGAGACAGTCGGGATGTATCTCTTTGCACATTGATGGCTCTTGTCTACgctgagaaaaagaagacacacCCAG ATAGAGACGTCATTCAAGAACTTGATGCTAAGGTCAAAGAGGATCGTAAAAGTGCATCTCCCAAGAGCCTTTACTATGCCGGGCTGTTTCTTTGGCTGTTGGGGCGAAATGAAAAGGCGAGGGAGTACACAGAGAGGATGATCAAACTCTCCAACGGCTCTAGAGAG GGGACAATCCTCAAAGCCTGGATAGATGTGACATCTGGGAAAGACGCCTACGCCAGGAAGGCTGGAAAATACTTTGATGAGGGACTGAAGGAGAAAGCAGATGTCTTTGCCCTGATGGGAAAG GCACAATACTACGAATATCGCCAGAACTACTCCGGAGCTCTGGAGATGGTAAACCAGGTCATTGTGAGTTTCCCTGAGTTTGTGCCAGCTCTTATCAAGAAGATGAAACTGTTGCTCAGCCTtcaagactgggatcaaaccatgGAGGCAGCACACAG GCTTTTACAGAAGGATAAAAATAACCTGGAGGCAGTTCGGATGTTGGCTCTACATTCTTTGTGTAGAGATGGAGATGTGACTGAG TCAGTGAAGCAGCTTTCAAACCTCATCAGCAACTTGGATTTTCTGGAGCCGCATAACCCCGAGCTTCTCTACAGGATGTCTCTTGCCTTCACTCGTGTC TGCGGACGAAATGACAAAGTGATTGAGCAGACGTTCAGGATGGTGGAGCGAGCCTTCTCTGTGGCATCAAGGGACTCCGACTTAGCCACGGAGTTGGGCTACCAGATGGTCCTTCAGGGCAGAATCAAGGAAGCCATGAAGTGGTACAAGACCGCCATGACCTTGGATGAGACCAGTGTTCCTGCTTTGACTG GGATAATTCGTTGCCAGCTTATAGAAGGCCACCTTGAGGACGCAGAACAACAGTTGGAATTTCTCACAGAGATTCAACAATCTATTGGAAAATCAGGG GAGCTACTGTACCTGCGTGCTTTGCTGGCGGTGAAAAAGCACCGACCACAGGAAGAGGTTACCAACCTGCTGAACGATGCGGTGGACACACACTTCTCCACACTGCAGGGTCTGCCTCTGGGAACGGAGTACTTGGAGAAGCTCAACCCCGACTTCCTTTTGGAGATTGTCAAAGAGTATCTGGCACTTTGTCCTGCTAAG CCTTTAGCCCAGGGCCAGACTCCTGCTCCTCAACTCCAGCACTGTGCCACGTTGTTGGATACGGTCGTCAAGATCGTGCCAGGTCTCCTCCAAGGGGTCTTCCTGCTCGCCAAAGTCAGGTTTCAGTCTG GTGACACTGACGCTGCCCAGAGCAGTCTACATCACTGCTTGGAACAGTGTCCATCTCATGCAGATGCTCATCTGCTAATGGCGCAGATCCATCTGCTGCAGGGCAACTTCACGTTGTGTTCCCAGTCTCTTGAACTCTGCCTCAGCCATAACTTTGAG ATTCGAGAACATCCTCTGTACCACCTGATCAAGGCTCAGAGTCAAAAGAAAATGGGCGAACTGACGGAGGCTATTCAGACATTGCAGATGGCCATGGCTCTTCCAGGGGTCCGCAGAGCTGGATCCGCATCCAAGTCCAAGAGTAAGAAGATTGAGCTGAGCCCTGCcgactgtgtctctgtcttcttGGAGTTAGCCGAGGCCCTGTGGCTCAACGGGAAACAG CATGAGGCAGCAAAGGTGATGCAAGATGCCATCAATGAGTTCTCGGGAACTCCTGAAGAGCTACGTGTCACCATTGCCAACGCGGACCTGGCCCTGCTCCGCGGTGACACCGAGCTGGCGCTGAGTATGCTTAGAAACATTACTCCTGAGCAGCCCTACTACATCCAAGCCAAGGAGAAGATGGCAGACATATATCTGAACCACAGAAAAGAGAAACGTCTGTACGCAAGTTGTTACAG AGAGATGGTGGAGAAGATGCCCAGCCCTCACACATACCTCTTGCTCGGGGATGCCTACATGAACATTCAAGAA CCAGAGAAGGCCATCAGTGTTTATGAGCAGGCCCTGAAGAAAAACCCCAAAGATGGTGCTTTAGCCAGCAAGATCGGGAAAGCCCTGGTCAAGACTCATAACTACGTCAAG GCGATCAACTACTACGAAGCTGCCTTGAAGACGGAGCAACAGAACTTCCTGCGCTATGACCTGGCCGAgctgctgatgaagatgaagcagTACGAGCGCTGTGAGAGGGTCCTGCATGAAGCGCTGGCCCATGAACCAG GGAATGAACTAGCGGTTCTCTCAGATGATTGTCGTTATCTGGTCCTGTTGGCAAAGATCCAAAATAaggttgaaaaaaatgaagaagctTTGCTTTCCCTGCAAAGA GCCCGGGATGTGCAGGCCAAGGTGCTGAAGCGGGTGCAGTTGGAGCAGCCCGACGCCGTCTCTGTGCAGAAACAGCTCGCGGCGGAGATCTGCTCTGAGATCGCTAAACACTACACAAGTATCAGGGGCTATGAGAGAGCAGTCAAATTCTACAAAGAAGCTCTTGTGTATTGTGAGACCGATCGCAAG GTGATGCTGGAGTTGGCTCGGCTGTGCCTCACTCTGGATGAGGTGGACGCATGCCAGGAGCAGTGCGGCGTCATCCTGAAGAACGACCGGTTTAATGAGGACGCAACTCTG ATGATGGCTGACATCTTGTTTAGGAAGCAGGACTATGAACAGGCGGTTTTCCACttccagcagctcctggagCGCAAACCAG ACAACTACCAAACTCTGTCACGTCTTATTGACCTGTTGAGGAGGGCCGGGAAGCTGGAAGAAGTACCCAGATTCCTTGATATGGCCGAAAAAGATTCTTCCAGGACTAAGTTTGACCCTGGGTTTAACTACTGCAAAGGACTTTATCTGTG GTATACAGGAGAACCCAACGATGCCCTGCGACACTTTAACAAAGCACGGAAAGACAACGACTGGGGTCAAAACGCTGTGTATAACATGATTGAAATCTACCTAAACCCCGACAATGACACCATGGGAGGAGAAGTGTTTGAGAATCTCGATGGTGAAATTGG GAACTccacagagaagcaggagtcGGAGCAGGTCGCGGTGAGAACGGCTGAGAAGCTGCTGAAGGAGTTAAAGCCTCAGACGCCGGGCGGACACATCCACCTCCGCATCCTGGAGAACTACTGCTCTTTGGCGACCAAACAGAAGGCCAATGTGGAGAAAGCTCTGGGTGTTTTCACAGAGATCGCAAACAATGAG AAAGACAACGTCCCGGCCCTGTTGGCCCTGGCGACAGCGTATATGATGCTCAAACAAACGCCGCGAGCCAGGAACCAGCTCAAACGCGTCGCTAAGATGAACTGGAGCCTCGTGGACGCCGACGAGTTCGAGAAGAGCTGGCTGCTGCTGGCGGACATCTACATCCATTCAGGGAAGTATGACATGGCCGGGGACCTGCTGAAGAGATGCCTCAACCACAACAAG TCATGCTGCAAAGCTTATGAATATCTGGGCTACATAATGGAAAAGGAACAAGCCTTCCGTGATGCAGCGCTCAACTATGAACTGGCTTGGAAATATGGAAATCGGACCAACCCGACCATTG GATACAAGCTTGCTTTCAACTACCTAAAAGCAAAGAGGCATGTGGATGCCATAGACGTGTGTCATAAG GTTCTGTCTGCTCATCCAAATTATCCGAGGATGAGAAAGGACATCCTGGACAAAGCTCGCACTTCCCTGAGATTGTAG